gggcaagtcacttgacccccatggcctagcccttcccgctcttctgcctcggaaccaataaccagtattggttctaggacggaaggtgagggtttaaaaaaaatgttctacaaGTCGGCAGCATTATAATGAGGTTTGGGGAAATGAACCTGCCTGTCCTTGGCTCACACACAAGGCAACCATGTTCGAGTCAGTTCTTCCTGATCTGAAGAAACAAATCCCTGGCCTATGCTCAAAAAAGGGATATGTGTTGCCCTGAGTTGGAGGAACAAGTGACTGTGCCAGGCCATTGCTACAACACTTTATCAGCATTATCTCAACTGGTCCTCACAACCACCTAGGGCTCTTATGATCCCCActttcagttgaggaaaccgaggcagaggttgtgacttgcccagggtcacacaactagtaaatgtttagaATTGGATTAGTactcgggtcttcctgagtccaggtctagtactctatccacttgtTGGACCATCTAACCATGGCTGGTGGCTCTAACTCCCTTCTTATTAGGATCCCTGCCTGAAAGAATTCTTGGCTCTCCAAATATGACTGAATAAAAGTCATGTGACCCCCCCCCCCGAAGGAGAAGATGCTGGGTAACGattgagggagagagaagttCTAGGTGACACAGGGGAAGCACTCGATCTAGAGCTCTGATCTAACCTCAGATATCaattagctgagtgactctgggcaagtcacttttctctgggcctcaggaaTTGAAGAATGGGACTCTTATGGACTCTatggccccttctagctctaggatCCTGGGACAAAAGATGAGCCAAACCATCTTCAAGTCCCGAAGAGCCATCGCTTAGAGCAGCGCCCCATAATGACCCATGCGCATGGCAGCAGTGACTGCCAATGTGGGCAGACTGGGAATCCTACCTCTTAGCTCCCCCAGCATCAGGGGACACAATGCAGCAGGTCTTCCAGTCGGTAATGTTCTCCCGGATCCACTTCAGGACAGCTGGCTCTGCATACAAGTTATCCACTGGGATATCAAAGAACCCCTAAGGAAAGGAACTCTGTTCATCTCTTGGCTTCCCTCTGGGCTCCCAGCatttttaagtccttactttctgtcttaaaatagatactgagtataggctccaaggcagaagagcaggaagggctaggcaatgggggcttggtgacttgcccagggtcacctagctaggaagtgtctgaggccagattggaacccagggcctccaggctccaggcctggctctcaacccactgagccacccagctgcccccggctcCCAGCATTTGTAAACAATAAGAGCTGAAGCCCCTCTCCCAGAACACCTTGTGCCGCAGGCACCGTGTTACCCCAAGCTTTCATCTGGAGAAACGGAGCCCCCCACATCTGAAGACCCATTCAAAGTGCATTCAATTCCTTGCTCCTTTCACTTCTCCCATCTCTCCAAACATGGGGTCTCCTGTTCCTCAGAAGCATTCTAGGCTTCCTTCTCCTTGTCGTCTCCTCCCCAGAGGATTCATGAGCCCCAAGCCTTGGTTGGCCCCGCTCACACCAACTCCCgtgccttccttttcttttataccTGAATCTGGGAAGCATGGAGGTCCATGGTGATGATATGATCAGCTCCTGCTACGGACAGCATATTCGCCACAAGCTTGGCAGAGATTGGAGCCCGACTCTACATTGGAGACAGTAAAAGTGTCAGTGGCAGAGGGTTCAAAGTTGGAGACGAAGTGGCGGAGTGGGCCTACTCCCTGCCTCGGCGGAAGAGGTTTGCCTGTCTCTCGGACTGTTTATCAAAGGCCATGACACAAATCTGACATGTGGCTGCTCTAAAGAAACCAGCAGGTTTTCAGAACTTTCCCATCTACGCTGCTTTCACTTCACTGCCAAACAAAAGCAACCCACACAGACGTGCACACACGTACACAAAAGTTCACCAGCCACAATACCGTAAAGTTTAAGAGCTGCCAGACAGAATTAGGAACTTTACAGAAACAAACGAGCAAATGAAGCCTCGGCCCAATGGCCCTGGGATGCCTTATCAACATAGATGCTCcctaaaaacaataacaaatagaACTATGGTCAGTGCCTTCAATAGCGAGGTGCAGACCAAAGCCTGCAGCCGGGGGCTCCACGGAAAGCCCTCTGTGTTCCCTCGCTATCGCGCGAGTATCAGTGGCTGGTTGTCCAGCTTCCACACTGGCTGTGTTAGCAGCCCATCCTTTCCCCCATGACATCCTTTCTTCTGCTGCTTCTTCTGTGAGGTATTCATTTTTAAGGTggcagagggaagagaaggcTTGGCAAGAGCGCCAGCGGAGCACGTTATCTCAAGGGCatctgagaaggaaaatggaaggacCCTTCGCCCTCCCCCCCTCCAACAAAAAgccaaaaaatggaagaaaactggaaaagatcaTAAAGATGACTATAGCCAACTCTTCTCACCAGCATGCGCAACGGAACACCTGAGAGAGAAATTGGCACTAAAGAGAAGGAAGCCGGGGAAAGTAGCCATTTTGGACCCATGGGATATTCTTTCTAGACGTACAATTGTGAGGCTACTGAGGGAAGGCAGGGtatgtgaaaggagagaaagaaaaccaattcaGACTCATCGATAGGCAAAGAACAAACAGAAGACTGCCAGATGTCTTCTCTCCCCACCTATACAAAAGCTCTGGCAATTATCAATCCACAAATTGAAGGAATCTTCAGGGAAGAACGGAAGACCCAGACATTACAAATGATCTTGATTATTTTTGGTATAGCAAAATGGCCCTTTAAAGCCCCCCCCTCCACAAAAGGATTCTCCTCCAATCGTTCAAGATTCCTCGAGAGCTCTGGTGACAGAAGACCCTCTTCAACGACCGCTGTGATGGAGACCAGGAGTATGGGGTCTGCCGAGTGGAAGAGAATGCATGCTTCCCTGTGTTCCTACTGCTTGCAGATGGCATCTGGGCTGCTTGCAACAAAAGCCTGGAATACTTTGGTCTTTGGAAATGGTCAAAAGGTTAGCCTGACCATCCATGTAGGAAAGACCAAGTGGACGAGGAGCATCTGTTGCCCCGAATGTAACATGTGTTTGCATGAGAAACCTATAAGACCTTACCTATTGGACCTGGGCTGAACGGGAGGAGGGGAGTGGGCGTGATTGGGTTGGGAATACTCCCAAGCTCCTTTAGTGAGCCGAAGCTTCCTATAGAAACGAAGTCTCTGGACTCCTTTATTTGCCTCTCTAATGAGAGCTTGTGAGCCAGCATTCCTCTAAGCTTGACTTCTTTTTGTCATGTTTCCACTCTGGTGGCAGCTGTAAATAGGGATGACTCTGCTTCCCTAGTAGTAGTCCTGGTGGTCACCATATAGGGAGCTGACAAGCTGAGGGCTCTGGGACCCTCTGGCACCTTTTCTGCCACGATCACTACAGAAGCATGGCGGATGGAGGGGGTGGCCTGGGCTGGCTAGACTGGAGCCACCTTTGGTTTTTTCCCTTTGCTTCCCTGGTTGCTATGGTCAATTGGTGACTATCTGCTGGCAAAGAGCGTTTCTGCATTTAGCCAGGACAGTCCTAGAACCTGCCAGAACTCTACTTTGCTAGCATTACACTCAAGAACCCAGGGAACAGACCTTCAAACATCacttttaaattctcttccaatCACCGTCCTCGTTTCCCCACAGTCATGACCAGGGTTATCTTGCCCTAAGAAGTCCCTTACCCAGACGGTCCATCACCTTGGATGCTGTGCAAGAATGCAAATCTAGCAGGTCTGCTCAAGGTGGAGAGCTTCCAGGAAGGGCCCACTGCTCAAAGATCAGCCACTACTAAAGTAtccagtctggagtcaggaaaactccacTTTCTGAGCTCAGATcaggcctctgacacttcctagctgtgtgaccctgggtaagtcacctcaccctatttgcctcatttctttatctgaagaagaaaaaggaaaaaccgctccagtatctttaccaagaaaactccaaagggacCCACAAAGAGCTGAACCCTGAACAACCACCAGACTACTAGGTTAGCTGCAGTTTATGCGGATGTATCACTCTGAGAAACCATCTACTAGGGATTAGGGCTGGCGAACCCCCCCCAGACAACTTGGAGGAGAAATCCTTGAGACAGGGAAGCCATCGATGTAGGCATCGGAGCGGGTGTCCACTTAAATGCTCTTTTCGGCTATTGTCAACATCTCCACGTAGCTGACATGCTTCTGCTTACCTTCAAGCTTCTACACCATAATTGGCTCATTTCCCTCCAATGGTGGCCATTTGGGtggcttctcttttctttctttgctctcaTCAAAATAGAACTGCTAAAAACATCTTGAAACAAATCCCTTTGGCCTGTGGGGGCTCATTATCCAAAGTGGGATTTGTGTTTCCAAGGGGAAGAATGCTTGATTGAGCTTCAATCCACACTCAGGGCTCTCCTAAAAGTTTCAGCTCAGCCCCAGAGGGCGGCCCCAGCAATGTGCAGAGCAGTCAAGAGGCCATTTTCCCAAAGGTGGGCCAAGGGAAGATTTTAGAGCAGACTCTGGTTAGTTTGATATGTGCATAATGATACCCAGACTTTCTCCCCATTTTCattgccttcctcccttccaagGCTATACACACATTAAAGAAAGTTTTCAGGAGGCCATCTTTTGTTTGGAAAGACCAGTTACTTCCAGCTATAtagctccccacccccaccccagtcaGGATCCGGGCACCAAACAAAGAGAGCCAGTGTGACTTGGGGGATAGGAAGCCAGCCTCAGGCAGAAGGCTCAAGCCCAGCATTGGACACAAGGCTTCCCCAAGTCACAGAGCACTGACCGGAACCCAGGAAGTTTTCGAAAACTCAGCATCTGGGCCTCCAGAGACCATTTTCTCCACCCCTACCCCCAATGGAGGCAGTTTTGGGACTCTGCCCTGGGGCTGAGCTGTGCGGATTAGTGGGACAATCCACCTCAACCCACTGAATCTAACTGGCCCCAGGGCAGGCATCCTGGCCCTCTGGATTCTTCCATCCCCAAACTCTTGGGGCCTTGGTAGCTGAATTCCTCCCAAAGGCCAAGGCTGGCTACAACAGGTGCCTCCACTTTCTTGTCCCACTTCTCAGCCCCTTACAATCCAGCTTCTGATTTTTGGACCCCTCCATTGAACCTGCTCTGTCCAATGTCACCAGTGCTCTTAATTTCCAAATGGAATAGCTTCGAGTTTCTGACATTGCTGACCACCTTCTTCTCCTCCCTAGCTTCTCTTTGGGTATTCTGGACGCTGCCACTCCTCCCCGCCTGCCCTCCCgtcctctgtctcctttgctggatcctcctcaTTGCTAGCCCTCAGGGTCCTGTCcgggaccctcttctcttctccctccatactgcttcacttggtgatctcacgATCAcctcagatctacttatccagccctCACCTCTCTCTTAACCTCCAGCCTTGTATCCCCAACTGCCACACCCTCCTCCCAATCAGATATAAAGGCCTTCATCATGTGGCCCCAGGGGTAAGCTGCCTTTCTGGTCTccttacttaaaaaacaaaacaaaaacaaaacccttctcttctttctgtctgagaattaatactgtggattggttctaaggcagaagggataAGGAATAAGTAAGGGATAAAGCAATGggggtgaagcgacttgcccagagtcacccagctagggagtgATTTGAACCAGTGAAGGCTAGGTAgttagggataagtgacttgcccagagtctcacaacTGGggcatgtctgaggccagatgggaatccaagacctcctgtctctaggcctggctctctagcccaGTCTTCTCATATAATAATGCCCTCcctggaaagaacatgaatcatggaaccatggaacaaTAGTCTaaattagtgattcccaaagtgggcgccaccgccccctgatgggtactgcagcgatccagagaggcggtgatggccacagggacatttatctttcctattagttgctattaaattttttaaaaaattaatttccaggggactaagcaatatttttctggaaagggagcggcaggccaaaaaagtttgggaagcgctgctctaaatgaatgaattaaataacttaaagtgaaataaaatacaaaaaaacgaTGCCCTCCCTGCTCTACAATCttgtgacactggcttccttgccaCCCACCTCTCCAGCTCTGTTctcctggtctttttttttttacccttgtacttcggtgtattgtctcataggtggaagattggtaagggtgggcaatgggggtcaagtgacttgcccagggtcacacagctgggaagtgtctgaggccgggtttgaacctaggacctcctgtctctaggcctgactctcactccactgagctacccagctgcccctctcctggTCTTTTTATGGGCCGTCCCCCTCTTCCACCTCCCGACTTTAACCACTGTGCCTTCCCAAGATGATCTGGGATCCTTGCTAGAGCTGTTATTGGCACGTTGTCTCCCTTATTGGACTGTGAGTGCCTTTGAGAGCAGAGGCTGTCTCaacctttctctgtatcctcagtgaTTAGGACGGTGCCTGACTCTTTCTCTTAGGGGCCCCATGAGCCATCTCGCACCAGTTCTGTCCAGGCAAAGCCCCAGGAGTGGCTTACTgcttccttctctagtggattaaggccaacagagatgaagtgacttgcccagggttgaaagagctagtaagtgtatgaggctggatttgaactcaggtcttcctgactcgaggctcaatgctctttccactgaaccatctagcctCTAGCACATACACAGGTGTTTCCAAGCTGGTTAACAAGTTGCAGAATGGCCAGAACGATTTGGACCTGGACCCATAAAGGGAATCTCCCTCTCAGGAGTCAGCCGGAAATTGCAGGCCCCGAACCTTCTGAGAAGCAGCCCCGCCCCAAAGAGCTCACTAAAGCATTTGTGGGAGCCGAGGAAGGAGTCTGAAAACCAGCCACCCCGACCTGAAAATGGAGAACGTCCCAAAGACGAAATCCAGAGGCAGTCCGGGCTAAGCTGAGCAGAATGGGTGGTGCCTGATGATTGTAGGCAATCAGGGGATTTGTGAGGCAAGCTGGGAAATCGATTCAATGGCGACTTCCCGGCTAGCCACCACTTGGATCCTGAGGAAATCAAAAGGACTTCAAGCTCAATGGGCTTTGGTTTGCACGTGGCCCAGACTGCGAATTGTAGCAGTGTAGGTAATGGCTGGCTCAGGAACTTTTTCTACCACTACAGAGAATGGCCTGGGGGCATCGAAAGgaggggttaatgacttgcccagggtcacccagccagggaACCCAGGTATTCCTGTTCCGGGCAAACCTAAAATGGACAGTCTGTCTCACTTTGGGCAAGGCTAACTTTCGAGTAAcggaaaaaacaaaaagaaaataccaCATTGGAGTCTGCTCCTACTTTGTCCTTTTTGTCCTGGCGGGCATAAGGAAAGCAAGGGATGACTGCTGTTACTCGGCTTGCAGAGGCAATCTTGCAGGCATTGATCATGATAAGGAGCTCCATCAGGTTGTCATTGATTTCACCACAGCCACTCTGGACGATGTAGACATCCTCTCCGCGGACGCTTTCACCGATTTCCACGCTACAGAGGGAAGGGAGCATTAGATGGACATGAGGTTATTTCTATAGAACACTGAGGATTTCAAAGCCCTTTTGGGAATGCCGCATCGCTCTGAGGATCCTCCATCAATTCTTAACCTCGGATCAGAACAATCACCTGTCTGTCCCTCCTTCTGTTTGTCCCTCTCTCcggccctccctccctccctccttccttctttcctcccctccatccatccatccatccatctatccctcTCAATAAGTGGCAGGTGAACGACTACGAAATTCAGTTGTTAGCACCTAGTTCAAGTTTCATGAAGAACTAGCTGATAGGAATGTGGTTTGCTACATGGGCTAAACTGTACTCATAACTAAAGGGCCACCGGCTTTGATGTGCCCATTCATCCCGAAGTGAGTGGCCGACTCCCATGGAACAGCCCCCATACCTGCAATGGCGTTAGAGGTTTTTCTATGGCAGCCAGTGTCCATTTCCACATCGggtatggtggaaagaacattggatttgggaGTCCAGAGACCAAGGTCTGAAAATCGGGACTctgatcaggagtgaagcagggatgcccactATTATTTAAGACTGTGCTAGAAGTGCCAGCAGTAGCCAGCGGAGGAGAAAGAAATCGGAGGGATTAAAGTGGGCAACGAGGAAATgaaactctcactctttgcagaggaGATGATGGTACCCTTAAAGAATCctggaaaatcaactaaaaaacaagTTGAAAGAATTCATCGCTTGGGCAAatctgcaggatacaaaataaacccaaatgaGAATCGTGATTCCCTGGGCAAGTTCTTTCATTTGCTTGCTAATTTATACatcttatatttttatcattttaaaattatatagaacTTTGTATAGT
This sequence is a window from Gracilinanus agilis isolate LMUSP501 unplaced genomic scaffold, AgileGrace unplaced_scaffold8875, whole genome shotgun sequence. Protein-coding genes within it:
- the LOC123256694 gene encoding ribose-phosphate pyrophosphokinase 1-like yields the protein VEIGESVRGEDVYIVQSGCGEINDNLMELLIMINACKIASASRVTAVIPCFPYARQDKKDKSRAPISAKLVANMLSVAGADHIITMDLHASQIQGFFDIPVDNLYAEPAVLKWIRENITDWKTCCIVSPDAGGAKR